tgttcgaaaactgaagaggtatcgctttctcaacttcgagagccagatctcattggataaagcttgtctgtaatcttcacacgcaacattagctttccagatgccacagaccactttttcaaagtgctctgacagagttaaaacacgtgaagctggcagctcccactacagtgctatgaccaagaagggtaaaggaatagcattactacttgttgttagggagactcctacatatgtcgacctccatccttaACGAACATGCAGACCTGCagaaatgctcaacccttcctcatatttgagagggcactcccaacgaagcctctcgaaatactcagctttctttccccccgataatacctctgcaaacaagctacaccagagcaagaatatctcatatcatcatggTAAAAAGCAAGAgcatcccatatcatgctttttccttgtcttttcctttggccttgttcttacctacaagacaaagagaaagaaagcaatcagtcagcacttggaatcaagtttccagtcaggaactgactgcctggaaccccttacctgattacttacctggcattgctttcgagtactcatcttcaacatcttatgcttccagagaagataccacatctgcctgaggaatagatagggcaagtgagaaggatacaaggaagcatgtggagacaagcgtaacagaacacgtgccgatacttccactactttgtcaacaacaaaagtatcccatatcagcagggtcgaacgtactctagatttgatggacttgttttgaccctcaaattcttcagtcagccttatactcttgaggtaaccagaaaacccttcagcccagttcaagaataagcctgtggaaagttacttcttcaaaagaaaaagtatctcatatcatcttttctcctattcttctctttatccttcatgctacctgcaagataaggaaaatgagaacaatcagccggaactcgaaatcaaacttctgatctgggactgattgcttggagctctgattgcttaccttgtatgtcacctctttcagcagatcccctagctcggcgacttgggggactcctactacatggtttgtatcgcgcttgaccaagcctgaaactacaagtaagcttcaagtgaaattgatacattaccttgtgcatctccactagttaaagataccacccatggacggaggaagagtacttctagagaagatgccatatctacctatgagacagataaggcaagtgaagacgataccacacttcggtacttagaagtttcgtgattactcagcggcttggatcttgcaagtccccaaccgaggagcttcccctcCAACCAAAAGGCCAATCACtgagcgacacgtgtcgacatcaaaagccaatcatagcgcgacacgtgtcaacattggaagccaatcacaacacgacacgtgtcaatgtcagaacaaggctagaaactctcttctataaaaggagatcattctcccaaaatatttcctaatgtcatttgtactagatcattcacttgtacccattaaaggagagcttgaacctatgtacttgtgtaaacccttcacaattaatgagaactctactccgcggacgtagccaatctgggtaaaccacatacatcttgtgtttgctctcctgtctccatccttttacatacttatccacactaatgaccgaagcaatctagcgaaggtcacaaacttaatactttctgttgtaccaaagtcctcactaattttgtgcatcaacaatccttaagtccttacctttttgcattggtaatggatgagttaacaagacatattcaagatgttattccttggtgtatgctttatgcagacgatatagggttgatagatgaaactcagaaaggggtaaatgtgaagcttaacctttggagagaagtgttggaatctaaaggtcttcgcctaagccgatcaaagagaGAATATATGGAATTCAAgcgggatggatgaagtggaagagtgcatccggcgtgttgtgtgaccgtcgtatgccactgaagctcaagggaaaattttataggacggcaataaggtcggcgatgctgtatggcacagaatgttaggcggtgaagcatcaacacgtacacaaaatgggtgtagcggagatgaggatgcttcgttggaggtgtgggctcacgagaaaggataagattaggaatgagtgggttggacatgtgcaaaaaaggcctactgacgctccagttcaaagatgtgactacgggacagaggttcagggccaaaagggtaaaggaagacccaggaaaactttggaagagaccctaagaaaagacttagagtacttggatctaacggaggacatgacataaaactgagcgcaatggcgttctaggattcacatagccgaccccacttagtgggaaaaggctttgttgttgttgtataagtatgattttcatacGCCATTGTTTTACATATTTCATTGCTTACCGAATTAGGATAGTGAGTTAGATTTAGGGTTGTAATGGTTTATTTCCAATTTTGTAGATGTCACAGCTCATTAGAAGCCAGAAGGCGATGACGACTACACCTCGTCCGACGATTACACCTACTACTGACGCCACTGCTCCGGCAGAAATGGACCATAGACCGGTGAATCCGGTTGACCCAGTAGGTACTCCAATCCCACAGGCACCGGCATCTTCAACTTCTTCGATGGCATTACCTATTAGATCTCGACGTGCTCACCGGCGCCTCTGCACTCCGGAACAGATGTCGCCATCGGGATCCACAACCGATGCCTCAGGTCCACAACCAGGTATACTATCCTAATTCACTCCCTCATTCCCATGTTAActtagttttgttattttaggttCAGTTTGTTAAGTTATGTCATTTAAGTATTATAaagttattttatatattttgtttgttgttgtCATCGTTTGTGATCATTGTGttagatatatatattgtttatgttattttcagggttttgggaaatgttttaattatagGGAGGTTCTGCCAAAATGTTGGTAGGATTTATTATTAGTTTTGGGTTAACgttaatttttcatttgtttgcagcCAAGAAAAACACCTAGGGACCTTGTCGGCAATTGAAGACAGCGAAGGTCACCTGGGTGACCAACGATCGTATCACAATCGGATACGATGAGCAACATCGGGCAGCACCAACGGTGGAGCAGCATAGTGCATTGGTCCACGACATTGGGCACGTCGTGCAGACCTTGTACCCTATGCGGTGGAAGTCTTGGAAGGCGATGTCGGAGGAGGTGAAGAACACAGTGCACAATCATTTGTCGGCAAGTATCATTGCCTTTTTAatgcttttcatgtaaaatttatatatttatatttattaatgTCTTTTATTACTAATACTTTCGTAATATTTGTTACATTGCAGACAACCTACAATTTCGATAACATCAACGAGGAAATGTTGGCGTACCTCAATCAACTCTTCTCTGAACGTTACAAGCACTAGAAGAGTGACCTGCACCAGTATTTCGAGTTGTTTGATGATCCGCATGTCGCTCTCAAGGAAGGTTGCTCGAAGGAGTTCGAGGACCGAGAAGATAGTTGGGTTTGGCTCTTTGGTCATTTTCAGGAGCTAGGTTATGTGGTGCGTTTTTAAATaggatttctttcttcttctttttttaatttttactaatgtttattactttttttttattttctttaaatattataGCTAATACGTTTATTTTGTGTATAACAGAAGAAGGCGAAGGCAAACAAGATcaatcaggagaagaagactaTTCTCCACCATTCGGATTCGAGGCCTTTCTCATATAGGATGAAGGCGCAACGGAAGGTATATATTAAAGCTTCCAATTTTAAAATGTCACTAacaatttttattatattttttgtttccatactaacattttctttatttttattctaTTTCAAGGGGGTTCAAAATTCCTGGAGATCGACATCTTTGCTGACTTTTATGTTCGGCCCGAGGATGAGTTGATCGAGTCCCTTCATGTAATTAATTTCTTATGCATTAAAGATTTATACTaattatttcaaattgtttGCTATTAATATTTCATGTTTTATTTCACAAGCGATTATGGTGGAGAAGGGTCAGTCGGTCCTTCAGGTGTCTGCCTCCCAGCTTCCTCCGGACACGCCGATCGATTATGTGGATCCCCTTGAGGATGTGGGGTTTTACATCTTTACAGAGACGTTGGACCAGACTTTTGGTCGGAGGCCAGGGACATATTGTCGGGGGATGGGAAATACCAGGTAGCAGGAAAATGGAGCTTCTTCATCCTCGCAGTCAAAGGGCGACGTTATAGCTTTGACAGATGAAGTCGCTGGCCTGAGGAGTGCGCTCACATCATACAAGACTCATATGTCATTGATTATACAGGCCCTCAGTTCCTTCGGGATCCGTCTCCCCTATTTTTCTACACCACCGCCATTAGAACCCCTCCACGTTAGGCATACATAGCAATTAGACTTGTCAACCTCCGATCCCGTCCCCAACCCCACCCCCTTCCAACAGCAAGATTACCAAGCACCTCAGAACGATTTACCCATAGATTATGCCTTATTTTTTTCGTAGTTTTTTTTCCCGCTTTCTTTTTCAACTTTGTATTTGTacgtacatttttatttatattatgaataaattttttttctattcatTACTTTTTTTCGTCAATTGTATTTTAATAACATTCTATttattaaattcttttttttattaaaaattacacTTGCGCGACAAAGATATGTTGTCGTGCAAAACCACACTCGTCTTACGTGTTTCtcatgtgataggagcatatttatgcgacttagttagcttgttcttgtgcatttacgttgtatttccttagttattttactgttcaaagttatttttgtgtgttttcagactctaagtacaaagtatgcaagatgatgcattttggaggcctttggagcatgtttcgggcttggaatggatagcaaatgcatgggccaagtggatgaacgaatttgagaactaaagaggccaaaaatatgaagaattatagtccaaaagatgaagaaaacagcccaaaaatctgtcaccccaacttgcattccttgccatgcaaaccacatagaattccctttggattccatgccatgcttgatcactcttgtcccctacataatttctaatttcatgcttcaattcatttaattattacactcaattgcttgatacctcttgttcccttcactcattagattttagacaacatttacatccattacatgcaccaattgatgctccatcattcacatttggaatccaatgccatgtgcaacacatgttgttgcacctttgacccatttgttgacacatttcacctccctttccatctctatgcaatgtacacaatcattcatgctccctagctacaacaccactccattttacccttcacactttgcatcattacttcattttcacccttggaccattgcacaccacacacacaaattgccatgcatttcatccttaacctaacctgattttctaaggtttttggggcctataaatacatgtttacaccccttggccaaaggacaatcccccatattcatcattttatcacaaaaattcgtccatacacaccctaggaagcaaaacaccccaaaaacaccattctagtgcctagaaaacataacagccactccaccttcttccaccctctttgcctagttctccaccaccctccaaccatcaaacactcctccacactcaccctaaacccttccataccattccccatccattctacatcataaaactacccaaaatctgtccataacccaatctgccgcaagcaagggaaaggaggaatcttggatgcacttgctaccaagttggagcattttaggtgttttctttcctttgattttaatgtctaattttatgtatctttgctttgtgagtatgaggaactaaacccctcttagttagggggtgattcgaaactatgttcatacttgcaatatgatttgattacatccagttgtgattcataagttgtgaattcaatttacttatccgttcatataaaaactaatttgtgtatgttggttaagagtgcacgcttaattttcatgcatgaatttgacgctagaatataagggagtttcacctaatcgttataaacttatattcacaagtagtgaaggttgctagtcacaatcacgttaagtaaactcttggcataagtttcatgcaaatcatagtaacgagtgcctcgtcaatgcttatgtttttcatagaacttaatgattcttgcttgtatctctattatgcaattcatgtagggaacttgtagggaatgttttgggttgtcgtatgcaatcatccaacctaataacttgtggaaaaaactgagggttaattagtgcaattcacggttaatttggggcgttgagtattcatagcttatcgaaaagcaactggaaatcgttttgtatgcaagtgtgacataagaacctcctagctaatcttccatccataagtttcattcaaattcacttacaatctgttttgttttcaaattcattaaaaccaaaatcccccttttactttattgtttcaaagtgtttaatttctgttttggttgtgtgttagagtgttttgattcacccaaatttgtctaagaatttgtttactttgttcttgtcttaatttaattattttcaaaaatcaaccccatcttatttctttgagtcatattaattagaacttgtcttagattatgtttttaagtgttttagttcattagaaaaccaaaatttgtccaagtttgtgtgagagtcccaaaattgcccagattgtgtttttaaggtagttttgagtgtttaggggctgttttgagtcttttggttgttttagtgttttaaagtatagttttgcattctttgagtctagttagtgttttaaactttgttttcacgttttcaagtcagtttccaagtgatttagcaatccctcctaatccccggcctagaacgatccctacttacatactttactacaattgataaaaagagggtttaatttgtgtgtttagttattttacgcatcatcaTGCAGACATTTTCGAGACAAATTATAAACGTCCCAAGAAATTTCTAGTACAAAGCACACTTGTAACCTTTTATATCGTGCGACGAAAACCTTTGTCCGTATACCTTTCTTGCGACGAGCAATAAAGCATCGCGCAATCATTTTAATGCGCGACGAAACTGCACTTTTTGTTGCGCAAGGTCTTTCTTCATGACCTTTGCACAACAAATTATGCATGACGATTTCTGTGTCGCCCCCGAGGTGAAGAAGGAATCTCGGTAAGTGtgcttttttaaaatttattaattttgatcATTTATTGTATATTGTTTTTAAACTAACACTTGTATTTTTGTCTATTTCAAGTCAACTTCATGGAAGATTCGAGCATGTCCGAGTACATAACTCGTGCGTGGACTAATCGATTCAAGGCGTGGCAGTACAAgctatggatgcaaattttcactctcttttcctttgacgaaaatgcacttgcaaaataataacacctaagattaaagccaaaagcctcacgcgcccacgatgaatgagaggggctttggccgaagaatctctgatgccaaagttagaatttgagagagaaagtgtttaggaATTTTTTTGGAGAGAATCAATTAACATTTTAGTATAGGGGAGTGACTGACCCTATTTGAAGAATAGGGGCAGGCCATATATGGTCAAATTATGagtgtaattgcaagatattatgtgaaataatatcttgcaattaacttggcaattaatcccaaattgaataggaaaattagtgtatcctctcgcactggagagcaattagtttaccctctcgcactataaagcaattagtttatcctttcgCACTAGAAAGCAAACTGagatgggtgttggggaattggtttaccctctcacactagaaagcaattagtttatcctctcacacttgagagcttacccagatgggtgttggGGGATTGGTTTACCCTTTCACACTGGAGAgtttacccagatgggtgttggggaattggtttaccctctcgtactAGAGAGCATGGAAGTCGTTGTTATGAGCCCATCTGAGGCAAACTGAACTGCTAGACAATTGAAATAATCCTCAGCCTCTGCAGTCTTGTTCGGTGATCTGCTTGAGACTTCGAACTGCTTGTGGAACCCACGTAAAGGTGTACATGGGAAGCGCGATAAGTTGCTCCCAGACTTTCTTCAAGTATTGTGCCATCGTTAAATGTTTCGTCGTGTGCCATTTTGAGGCTTGGTTAGTGACCAGCTAAGAATCTGAATGGATTGCAAGCTTTTTCACCGTTAAGTCTTTCGCTAGCATGGGCTGCTAATAAAGCCTTGTCTTCTGGTTCGgcgttggatgctttgaagtttGGAGTTCAATGGGCTTAGTCGGCACGATTAAGAGCCACAGGGCAAGATTGCCAGGGCTGGGAGTCGTGATGCAAGATCAACACGGTTAGGAACCATGGTGACTGATCAAGGGTTGTTGGGTGTCGTGCAGCTGGTAGACACAGCTGTGAGCACAGAGCTGGGGTTGGCTTAGGCCAAGTTGTTTGCAGCAGAAGGAATTAGACCACTAGGTTCCTAATGCTTGGATACTGGTGATGTGTTGCTTCAATATTGAATCGTCTGGTGTATTGAGAATAAGACCTGCCCCCGGTTTTTTGTAGTTGGGCTGGTGTGTCCTTATGGTACTCGTCTGTCCTCAGTGCATCATTAGGCTGAGCTGATGCGTTGTCAGAACAAAAGTAATCTTTGTATCCGATAATCTAGTGGGATAGTCTCGTCTGCTCGATCTTGTCAACGAAAGGTGACCCGCTTATGTTAGTCATGTCTCATCAAAACATCTAGTCAGTAGCTTTGTTGCCATGGAAATCGCGCAATCGTTCGATTAAGAGCCTTTcaacttcttcctgaattttctTCTAATAGGGCATCAGAGCTTCCGGCTACCTCTGATCGTGACCTTTTGGTCTAGGTTTCTCTTccatgtgctcatttcttctacGTCTCGGCTACGGTGTATATGGTGCGCTACTAGCAGACGAGCGGGTTACttgcaggctgctggttgaacttgagcctgATTAAGTGACTGCTTTTCTCCATCCGTTGTGCTACCTACTCCAATGTGAGGTGAATGATGTTCCTTACGGGCCTAGCctcgaatgaacacttcgcctggaaggttgctcatgtggaTTATCAGAGTTGGGATATGTCAAATATATGGAGGAATAGGGTGAAAATACCCTCGGTTGGGATTGTTTGGTGGGCCACAAGAGTGGGTTGGGCCACGGAAGTGGGCTGGACCGTAAAAAAGGGTCGGGTCGTGGTAGCGGGTAAGACCATTGGCATGGGCTGGGCCACGAAAACGCACATGCATTAGGCCTCATCTTTCTTCGGCGCAACTTGGGCTAACTGTTGTGCAGCGCGAGCCTAGGCTTGGAGTTGCTTTGTGGCGTTGGCCTGGGCGTGCCAAGCTACTGCTGCTGGTAGACTTAGGCTTGCTCTTGGGCCTGGGTTGCTGAAGTGGCAGCAAGCTGGGTTGCCTCTAGGGCTTGTGCCTCTTGGGCCGTGGCCTGATGGTCTCGCTACCATGGAGCTGGCCCACTCCTCACTACCACAGTGGTCCCTGTGGCTGCCATGGTGGTGGTGCTCAGTAGTGGCAAAGTTGCTCCTTTTGCTATTACGTTGAGCCTCGTGGATCGTCGTGGTGGGGCTACGTCTCATCTTCCATCATTTGATCAGGATCTTTAAACGAAAGAAGTTCTGTTTGTCGTGGTTTCTGAATTTCCcgtcattttatttttcccttacctctattcaaagaattaaaaaattctaggaataaGAAAGTACGAAAAATTTACGAACGAAtgagaaatgagaaactttgaatgcgagagtcttcttcgaGTGTGTGAATTAAActcttaatgaaagcaccaatttgtggatgcaaatttttgccatcttctcctttgacgaaaatgcacttgcaaaataataacacctaagattaaggccaaaagcctcacgcacccacgatgaattggggcgGGGGGGCAGGGCTTTGgtcgaagaatctccgatgccgaagttagaatttgagagagaaaatgtttaggAATTTTTGGGGAAAGAATCAACTAGCATTTTAGTGGGAAAGCATTGCTATTTATAGGGGAGTAACTGtccctatttggagaatagggGTATATGGTCAAATTGTGagtgtaattgcaagatattatgtaaaATAATATATTGCAATTAACTTGGCAATTAATCCCAAATTGAATAGGAAAATAGGGAGTTACATTTtgagtgaggatttgatgaggaatgATGAAAGGGTTTTggataaataccattttgatcacctttgactcttccttgattgagccattattgtccgttgcatgcgCATGGGAATCCcagtatgcctcgagggtatttttgtcattttatctaAAAGTAcacgtgtcacctccataatttccatgattattttttgctccacaaataaTTTGTGGATGTAAATTTCCACCATCTTTTcccttgacgaaaatgcacctgcaaaataataacacctaagattaaggccaaaagcctcacgtgcccacgatgaatggcaGGGGCTTTGACGAAGAATCTTTTATGCCagagttagaatttgagagataaAGTGTTTAGGAATTTTTTGGGAGAGAATGGCCTTGCAGTTTTGGTGTAAAGATGGGGCTATATATAGGGTTATGGCCGACTCTATTTGGAGAAATAGGGACCGGCCCCTTATGGTGGTATTTTGaatataattgcaagatattatctcaaataatatcttgcaattaatttggtaattaatcccaatttgaaaagaGTAATTGGGAGGTACCTTGTGggtaaggatttgatgaggagtgatgagagggttttaaataaataccattttgatcacctttgactcttccttgattgagttgTTATTATCCGCTGCATGTGCGCAGGAATCCTGATGtgtctcgagggtaattttgtccctTTTCACCCTAAAATAcacgtgtcgcctccataattttTTTGATTATTTATGCCCCCACACCTGATGGGCTGCTCGCAAGAAAGGGCAGAAGGTATAGAGATCTCCAACTTTGATGCAGATTCCCACTTCgacttggaattagattcttctaggaaagggaaataaatcgcctccaaagcctatttaagcctaccttaagtaaggtattaaatcaacttcgaagggcaattatttatccctacaagaaagagagaaagctagaggatatttgttccctctCCCCCTAACACTCTTCTTTGCTTGCCCGTGCAAAAAACCGTCTTCcattgatttctttgtcttcttcttaccgcaccaatgtaagaaaaacttaattttctttgtcttATTCTTAGGAGGTGCTGCCACGGGGCAGTCGTCGGGGTGGTGCTGCACGTCTGTTGGCAGAGGCCGGGAGTCGGTTTGGCATGGGTCGAGGAGATGGTGTGGCAGGGGCCACAACTTGTGCTGCTCGGCTTGACTGAAGCCAAAGGCTGGCTAGACATGGGGTGAGGAAATGGCGTGGTATGGGCTATGGTTTGGGCTGCCACGTCTAGGCTGCTTGCCAAGAATGAAGAAACTGCttaagtttgatttctcagctgCCATAGATGGACCAATCAAGGACGGACCTGCCAAGATCGAAGCtattgaagatgaagtgtcGGATA
This window of the Malus domestica chromosome 03, GDT2T_hap1 genome carries:
- the LOC139194221 gene encoding uncharacterized protein, which translates into the protein MSSSQEMSQLIRSQKAMTTTPRPTITPTTDATAPAEMDHRPVNPVDPVGTPIPQAPASSTSSMALPIRSRRAHRRLCTPEQMSPSGSTTDASGPQPAKKNT